A genomic segment from Actinoplanes sichuanensis encodes:
- a CDS encoding GNAT family N-acetyltransferase produces the protein MFSVDLTENAQLRPLEPWQAEEFLAHMDRARATVDPWIPWASISTDLASATATLQRYADNAARDKQRLFGIWLDEVLVGGAMFVAFDAKAGNCELGVWLEPAGVGRGLVTKAARVLIDWAFRTRGLHRAEWHCNPDNIASSAVARRLGMTREALLREAYPWNGVRNDTEIWAVLASEWK, from the coding sequence ATGTTCAGTGTCGACCTGACCGAAAATGCCCAGCTGCGCCCGCTCGAACCGTGGCAGGCCGAGGAGTTCCTGGCCCACATGGACCGGGCCCGTGCCACTGTCGACCCGTGGATCCCGTGGGCGAGCATCAGCACCGACCTGGCCAGTGCCACCGCGACCCTCCAGCGTTACGCCGACAACGCGGCTCGGGACAAGCAGCGGCTCTTCGGCATCTGGCTGGACGAGGTGCTGGTCGGCGGCGCCATGTTCGTCGCCTTCGACGCCAAGGCGGGCAACTGTGAGCTGGGCGTCTGGCTGGAGCCCGCGGGGGTCGGCCGGGGCCTGGTCACCAAGGCGGCCCGGGTGCTGATCGACTGGGCGTTCCGGACCCGTGGCCTGCACCGCGCCGAATGGCACTGCAACCCCGACAACATCGCCAGCTCAGCCGTGGCCCGCCGGCTCGGGATGACCCGGGAGGCGCTGCTGCGCGAGGCGTACCCGTGGAACGGTGTCCGCAACGACACCGAGATCTGGGCCGTCCTGGCCTCTGAATGGAAGTAG
- a CDS encoding adenosylcobinamide amidohydrolase, giving the protein MFAEPSLTHRREDGADVPLLLWRFPVPLLAASSAVLGGGAGPREWLINASVPMSYARPDPDAHLAALAAGLGLTGPGIGLLTGVDVADAVHTRDDEVQVYATVGLGAPIQAASPESGFDHRPGTVNIVVWVPQRLADGALINTIATATEAKAQALTELGLAATGTATDAVCVLCPLDGPPAAYGGPRSRWGAPLARAVHRAVLDGGAANLATGRSWSSSL; this is encoded by the coding sequence TTGTTCGCCGAACCGTCGTTGACCCACCGCCGCGAGGACGGCGCCGACGTCCCGCTGCTGCTCTGGCGGTTCCCGGTGCCGCTGCTCGCCGCGTCCAGCGCGGTCCTCGGCGGCGGGGCCGGTCCCCGTGAGTGGCTGATCAACGCGTCGGTCCCGATGTCCTACGCCCGGCCCGATCCGGATGCGCACCTGGCCGCTCTCGCCGCCGGGCTGGGCCTGACCGGGCCGGGGATCGGGCTGCTCACCGGCGTCGACGTGGCCGACGCGGTGCACACCCGAGACGACGAGGTGCAGGTGTACGCGACGGTCGGGCTCGGCGCCCCGATCCAGGCCGCCTCACCGGAGTCCGGCTTCGATCACCGACCGGGCACGGTCAACATCGTCGTGTGGGTGCCCCAGCGCCTCGCCGACGGCGCGTTGATCAACACGATCGCCACCGCCACCGAGGCCAAGGCGCAGGCCCTCACCGAGCTCGGCCTCGCCGCGACCGGCACGGCCACCGACGCGGTCTGTGTGCTCTGCCCGCTCGACGGCCCGCCCGCGGCCTACGGCGGACCCCGGTCGCGGTGGGGCGCGCCGCTGGCCCGGGCCGTCCACCGGGCGGTCCTCGACGGCGGCGCGGCCAACCTGGCCACCGGCCGCTCCTGGTCCTCCTCGCTCTAG
- a CDS encoding molybdate ABC transporter substrate-binding protein, translating to MRGFIAVLLAGVLAVGGCAGVPDKGEENLIGPTAPSSGAGDGSGRGTGDGSGTGDVGPQAELVELKVAVDESLAEAFAQVEHGFEMNHPNIEVVLSYGEGSTLADRIAGGEPADVFVTDDPFAARDVTLNAEPVAVGRVSLVLVKPGAGDKFVNFVRDGDGRRILIDSGLLRP from the coding sequence ATGCGCGGATTCATCGCCGTTCTGCTGGCCGGGGTCCTGGCCGTCGGGGGTTGCGCCGGTGTGCCTGACAAGGGAGAGGAGAACCTGATCGGCCCGACGGCGCCGAGTTCGGGAGCAGGAGACGGGAGCGGCCGGGGTACGGGCGACGGCAGCGGGACGGGTGACGTCGGGCCGCAGGCGGAGCTGGTCGAGCTCAAGGTGGCCGTGGACGAGTCGCTGGCGGAGGCCTTCGCACAGGTGGAGCACGGGTTCGAGATGAATCATCCGAACATCGAGGTCGTCCTCTCGTACGGTGAAGGGTCGACTCTGGCCGATCGCATCGCCGGCGGCGAACCGGCGGACGTCTTCGTCACCGACGATCCGTTCGCCGCGCGCGACGTGACCCTGAACGCCGAGCCGGTGGCGGTCGGCCGGGTGAGTCTGGTGCTGGTGAAGCCGGGTGCGGGCGACAAGTTCGTGAATTTCGTCCGCGACGGCGACGGACGGCGGATCCTGATCGACTCCGGTCTGCTGCGCCCCTGA
- a CDS encoding class I SAM-dependent methyltransferase, protein MPERITEVTALLAEVLAPRAPLTVIVDGGDPGAAAQFASRLAAAFPATARAWNVDAVLGLIGPGGGLFDSALNVLEPATDRILVYLRGGPRHRFTEGDGERRAQVVIDHRDPDWPVIRHLHPDLAHVDRWYLSESRAFFAARAADWDTKFGDDMPRYTEAVRLAGVRPGHVVLDVGCGTGRALPALAAAAGPAGRVIGLDFTPGMLAAARRAGRDECATLLLADARRLPVADATADVIFAAGLVHHLPDPAAGLAELARVTRPGGVLAIFHPTGRAQLAARHGRTLRPGEPLSEERLGPLLAASGWTLDHYEDVPDRFLARAARV, encoded by the coding sequence GTGCCGGAACGCATCACCGAAGTAACCGCACTGCTCGCCGAGGTCCTGGCGCCACGTGCCCCGCTCACCGTGATCGTCGACGGCGGTGACCCGGGTGCCGCGGCGCAGTTCGCGTCCCGTCTCGCCGCCGCGTTCCCGGCCACCGCCCGCGCCTGGAACGTGGACGCCGTCCTCGGACTGATCGGCCCCGGCGGCGGACTGTTCGACTCGGCGCTCAACGTCCTCGAGCCGGCCACCGACCGCATCCTGGTGTACCTGCGCGGCGGCCCCCGTCACCGGTTCACCGAGGGTGACGGCGAGCGCCGCGCCCAGGTCGTCATCGATCACCGTGACCCGGACTGGCCGGTCATCCGCCACCTGCATCCCGACCTGGCCCACGTCGACCGGTGGTATCTGTCGGAGAGCCGGGCCTTCTTCGCCGCCCGGGCCGCCGACTGGGACACCAAGTTCGGCGACGACATGCCCCGTTACACCGAGGCGGTCCGGCTGGCCGGGGTGCGGCCGGGGCACGTCGTCCTCGACGTGGGCTGCGGAACCGGCCGTGCCCTGCCCGCCCTGGCCGCCGCGGCCGGTCCCGCGGGCCGGGTGATCGGTCTCGACTTCACCCCCGGGATGCTCGCCGCCGCCCGCCGGGCCGGCCGTGACGAGTGCGCCACCCTGCTGCTGGCCGACGCCCGCCGGCTTCCGGTGGCCGACGCCACCGCCGACGTGATCTTCGCGGCCGGCCTGGTCCACCACCTGCCCGACCCGGCGGCCGGCCTGGCCGAACTGGCCCGGGTCACCCGTCCCGGCGGCGTCCTGGCGATCTTCCACCCGACCGGCCGGGCTCAGCTGGCCGCCCGCCACGGCCGGACCCTGCGCCCCGGCGAGCCTCTCTCCGAGGAGCGCCTCGGCCCGCTCCTGGCGGCGAGCGGCTGGACCCTCGACCACTACGAGGACGTTCCCGACCGCTTCCTGGCCCGAGCCGCTCGCGTGTGA
- a CDS encoding NAD(+)/NADH kinase, whose translation MGMVKVVGLVLHPRRDCGSAIEAITGWAVERGVTVLGLPDEVSRISGCSAEAVEAAEMVERAGLLVSLGGDGTMLRTMRLVEGHETPVLGVNVGRLGFLAEVDLSGLGEALSAIDEHRFTIESRTAVHTTLPDGRAVSAFNDIALVRVPGHGLAAVGIRVEGGGFVNYAADAVIVSTPTGSTAYSFSAGGPIVSPNVQALIVSAAAAHSSFNRSLVLDTSEQLALDVLPTSGRLAIEVDGIIEGYAEPGSTLEIRPVPLAAQVIRFGRTSFYERARRKLRVEGSASAVALDPSDAVVVDSFERHRYEVQIGGEVVGTLEYAMKSGQIELLNTEIDQAFSGRGLAGRLAAAALAAARARDLTVIATCPYVAGYLERHSES comes from the coding sequence ATGGGCATGGTCAAGGTAGTCGGGCTGGTGCTGCATCCGCGTCGTGACTGCGGCTCCGCGATCGAGGCGATCACCGGCTGGGCCGTCGAGCGCGGGGTCACCGTGCTCGGTCTGCCCGACGAGGTGAGCCGGATCAGTGGTTGCTCCGCCGAGGCGGTCGAGGCGGCGGAGATGGTCGAGCGGGCCGGGCTGCTGGTCAGTCTCGGCGGCGACGGCACGATGTTGCGCACGATGCGCCTGGTGGAGGGGCACGAAACCCCGGTGCTCGGGGTCAACGTGGGCCGGCTCGGGTTCCTCGCCGAGGTGGATCTCTCCGGTCTCGGCGAGGCGCTGTCGGCGATCGACGAGCATCGGTTCACCATCGAGTCGCGGACCGCGGTGCACACGACGCTGCCGGACGGGCGTGCGGTGTCGGCGTTCAACGACATCGCCCTGGTCCGGGTGCCGGGGCACGGTCTGGCCGCGGTGGGGATCCGGGTGGAGGGTGGCGGGTTCGTCAACTATGCGGCCGACGCCGTGATCGTGTCGACGCCGACCGGCTCCACGGCGTACAGCTTCTCGGCTGGTGGCCCGATCGTCTCGCCGAACGTGCAGGCGCTGATCGTGTCCGCGGCGGCGGCGCACTCGTCGTTCAACAGGTCCCTGGTGTTGGACACCTCCGAGCAGTTGGCGCTGGACGTGCTGCCGACCAGCGGGCGGCTGGCGATCGAGGTCGACGGGATCATCGAGGGCTACGCCGAGCCCGGTTCCACGCTCGAGATCCGGCCGGTGCCCCTGGCGGCCCAGGTGATCCGGTTCGGCCGCACGTCGTTCTATGAGCGGGCCCGGCGCAAGCTGCGGGTGGAGGGCAGTGCGTCGGCGGTCGCGCTCGATCCGTCCGACGCGGTGGTCGTCGACAGTTTCGAGCGGCATCGTTACGAGGTGCAGATCGGCGGGGAGGTAGTCGGAACCCTCGAGTATGCCATGAAATCCGGACAAATTGAGTTACTGAACACCGAGATCGACCAGGCGTTCTCCGGTCGGGGACTGGCCGGCCGCCTGGCCGCCGCCGCGCTCGCCGCCGCCCGGGCTCGCGATCTCACGGTCATCGCCACCTGCCCGTACGTGGCGGGCTATCTCGAACGACATTCCGAGAGCTGA
- a CDS encoding FAD-dependent oxidoreductase, whose translation MGQAAILTVDDDPSVSRAIARDLRRRYADRYRVVRASSGDEALEVLRELKLRGGRVAVILADYRMPQMNGIEFLEQAMDLFPHARRALLTAYADTDAAIQAINLVDVDHYLLKPWDPPEEKLYPVLDSLLDAWEATGEQELPDIRLVGHRWSEPSFQIRDFLARNLVPYKYFGADEPEGRRLLEAAEAGPESVPLVVTADGRALSRPSVQEVAEVAGLSTNPGRDFYDLIIVGGGPAGLGAAVYGGSEGLKTLLIERQAVGGQAGQSSRIENYLGFPDGISGAQLTDRARRQADKFAAETISTREVVGLRTDGSARTLTFADGGEVSAHAILLATGVSYRPLIADGVADLTGSGVFYGSAATEGPACAGTDVYIVGGANSAGQAALFFARYARRVTLLVRGDSLESSMSYYLIQQLAQVANIEVRTRCEVIGAQGEGHLQAITICDSKNGTKATVECGYLFVFIGAEPRTDWLGDTVLRDGKGFIRTGTDLLANGERPRGWDRDRDPFYLESSVPGIFAAGDVRASSVKRVASAVGEGAMAVALVHRYLEA comes from the coding sequence ATGGGCCAAGCCGCGATCCTCACGGTCGACGACGACCCGTCCGTCTCCCGCGCCATCGCACGTGACCTGCGCCGCCGCTACGCCGACAGGTACCGGGTGGTCCGGGCCTCCTCCGGCGACGAAGCCCTGGAGGTGCTGCGCGAGCTGAAACTGCGCGGCGGGCGGGTCGCGGTGATCCTCGCCGACTACCGGATGCCGCAGATGAACGGCATCGAGTTCCTGGAGCAGGCGATGGACCTGTTCCCGCACGCCCGGCGGGCGCTGCTCACCGCCTACGCCGACACCGACGCCGCGATCCAGGCGATCAACCTGGTCGACGTCGACCACTACCTGCTCAAGCCGTGGGACCCGCCGGAGGAGAAGCTCTACCCGGTGCTCGACTCGCTGCTGGACGCCTGGGAGGCGACCGGTGAGCAGGAACTGCCGGACATCCGCCTGGTCGGCCACCGGTGGAGCGAGCCGTCCTTCCAGATCCGCGACTTCCTGGCCCGCAACCTGGTGCCGTACAAGTACTTCGGCGCCGACGAGCCGGAGGGCCGCCGCCTGCTGGAGGCGGCCGAGGCCGGGCCGGAGTCGGTGCCGCTGGTGGTGACGGCCGACGGGCGGGCGCTGTCCCGGCCGAGCGTGCAGGAGGTCGCCGAGGTGGCCGGCCTGTCCACCAACCCGGGCCGGGACTTCTACGACCTGATCATCGTGGGCGGTGGCCCGGCCGGTCTGGGCGCGGCCGTCTACGGCGGGTCGGAGGGCCTCAAGACGCTGCTGATCGAGCGGCAGGCGGTCGGCGGGCAGGCCGGGCAGAGCTCCCGGATCGAGAACTACCTGGGCTTCCCGGACGGCATCTCGGGCGCCCAGCTCACCGACCGGGCCCGTCGGCAGGCCGACAAGTTCGCCGCCGAGACGATCAGCACCCGGGAGGTCGTCGGGCTGCGTACCGACGGGTCGGCCCGCACGCTCACCTTCGCCGACGGCGGCGAGGTGTCGGCGCACGCGATTCTGCTGGCCACCGGTGTGTCGTACCGTCCGCTGATCGCTGACGGCGTCGCCGATCTGACCGGATCCGGGGTGTTCTACGGCTCGGCCGCCACCGAGGGGCCGGCCTGTGCCGGCACCGATGTGTACATCGTCGGCGGCGCCAATTCCGCCGGTCAGGCGGCGCTGTTCTTCGCCCGGTACGCCCGTCGCGTCACCCTGCTGGTGCGCGGCGACTCCCTGGAGTCGTCGATGTCGTACTACCTGATCCAGCAGCTCGCCCAGGTGGCGAACATCGAGGTCCGGACCCGCTGCGAGGTGATCGGCGCACAGGGTGAGGGCCACCTCCAGGCGATCACCATCTGTGACAGCAAGAACGGGACGAAGGCGACCGTCGAGTGCGGTTACCTGTTCGTGTTCATCGGGGCGGAGCCGCGCACCGACTGGCTCGGCGACACCGTGCTGCGTGACGGGAAGGGCTTCATCCGGACCGGAACCGACCTTCTGGCGAACGGGGAGCGTCCACGGGGATGGGATCGGGACCGGGATCCGTTCTACTTGGAGAGCAGTGTCCCCGGCATCTTCGCGGCCGGCGACGTCCGGGCCAGTTCGGTGAAACGGGTGGCCTCGGCGGTCGGCGAGGGTGCGATGGCCGTCGCGCTGGTCCACCGCTACCTGGAGGCATAG
- a CDS encoding ATP-binding protein, translating into MSDLSDEIRLEPCEPGRLTTEDLRSLFLFAKLTDEQLAWLAEHGCTMRVPGGGLVLREGDPAVSFFVLLSGTITLTRRVGQDEVTTTRTEQRGVYMGATQAYLREDGVPRTYQASMRAITDAEFFVLSADDFGSLMRDWFPMAIHLLEGLALGMRSSQAAIGERQRLAALGALSAGLMHELNNPAAAASRATGALRQRVAAMRLKLGKLAAGKVAPDRLVALLELQEEVIERAAKAPAMTAMQTADLEDELGDWMEGREITAAWDLAPVFAQGGIDTDCLTDLESRLASPELLDQAIHWIGYALETEQLMSDIEDATGRVSKLVHAAKQYSHVDRSAHQWIDVHVGLDSTLVMLGHKIGDGIRVVKDYDRDLPQIPVHPAELNQVWTNVIDNAVQAMTGAGTLTIRTYRDDDRLVVSVGDTGPGITPEVRKRIFEPFFTTKPVGEGTGLGLDISYRIVVNGHGGDIEVQSQPGDTRFLIRLPFTEPASA; encoded by the coding sequence ATGTCCGACCTGAGTGACGAGATCCGTCTCGAACCCTGCGAGCCCGGCCGGCTCACCACCGAGGACCTGCGCTCGCTCTTCCTGTTCGCCAAGCTCACCGACGAGCAGTTGGCCTGGCTGGCCGAGCACGGCTGCACCATGCGGGTCCCCGGCGGCGGCCTGGTGCTGCGCGAGGGCGACCCCGCCGTCTCGTTCTTCGTGCTGCTCAGCGGCACGATCACCCTGACCCGCCGGGTCGGGCAGGACGAGGTCACCACCACCCGGACCGAGCAGCGTGGCGTCTACATGGGTGCCACCCAGGCGTACCTGCGTGAGGACGGGGTGCCCCGGACCTACCAGGCGTCGATGCGGGCGATCACCGACGCCGAGTTCTTCGTGCTGTCCGCCGACGACTTCGGCTCGCTCATGCGCGACTGGTTCCCGATGGCGATCCACCTGCTCGAGGGTCTCGCGCTGGGGATGCGCAGTTCGCAGGCGGCGATCGGCGAGCGGCAGCGGCTGGCCGCCCTCGGCGCCCTGTCGGCCGGGCTCATGCACGAGCTGAACAATCCGGCCGCCGCCGCCTCCCGGGCCACCGGGGCGCTGCGTCAGCGGGTCGCCGCGATGCGCCTGAAACTCGGCAAGCTGGCCGCCGGCAAGGTCGCGCCGGACCGGCTCGTCGCCCTTCTGGAGTTGCAGGAGGAGGTGATCGAGCGGGCCGCGAAGGCGCCCGCGATGACCGCCATGCAGACCGCCGACCTGGAGGACGAGCTCGGCGACTGGATGGAGGGCCGGGAGATCACCGCCGCCTGGGACCTGGCGCCGGTCTTCGCCCAGGGCGGCATCGACACCGACTGCCTCACCGATCTGGAGTCCCGGCTGGCCTCCCCGGAGCTGCTCGACCAGGCGATCCACTGGATCGGGTACGCCCTGGAGACCGAGCAGCTGATGAGCGACATCGAGGACGCCACCGGCCGCGTCTCCAAGCTGGTGCACGCGGCCAAGCAGTATTCGCACGTGGACCGGTCCGCCCACCAGTGGATCGATGTGCACGTCGGCCTGGACAGCACGCTCGTCATGCTCGGTCACAAGATCGGGGACGGGATCCGGGTGGTCAAGGACTACGACCGGGACCTGCCGCAGATCCCGGTCCACCCGGCCGAGCTCAACCAGGTGTGGACGAACGTCATCGACAACGCGGTCCAGGCGATGACCGGCGCCGGGACGCTGACCATCCGCACCTACCGCGATGACGACCGGCTGGTCGTCTCGGTCGGCGACACCGGCCCGGGCATCACCCCGGAGGTCCGCAAGCGGATCTTCGAGCCGTTCTTCACCACGAAACCGGTGGGCGAGGGCACCGGGCTGGGCCTCGACATCTCCTACCGCATCGTGGTCAACGGCCACGGCGGCGACATCGAGGTCCAGTCGCAGCCCGGCGACACCCGCTTCCTGATCCGGCTGCCGTTCACCGAACCGGCGTCAGCCTAG
- a CDS encoding mycothiol transferase has translation MDVQEILKDGYGRLPDTIEAAVRGLTPEQLRWAPKPGANSIGWLVWHLTRVQDHHLTGVIGGEQIYVTGDWGPRFGLKTDPDDTGYGHTAGQVETVAPESWETLTGYFGAVLTRTVAWVGTLTPADLDRIVDRNWDPPVTLGVRLVSVLDDDAQHAGQAAYLRGILG, from the coding sequence ATGGACGTCCAGGAGATCCTCAAGGACGGGTACGGCCGGCTGCCGGACACCATCGAGGCGGCGGTCCGTGGTCTCACCCCGGAGCAGCTGCGCTGGGCACCGAAGCCCGGTGCCAACTCGATCGGCTGGCTGGTCTGGCATCTGACCCGGGTGCAGGATCACCACCTCACCGGGGTCATCGGCGGCGAGCAGATCTACGTGACCGGTGACTGGGGGCCGCGGTTCGGGTTGAAGACCGACCCGGACGACACCGGCTACGGGCACACGGCCGGCCAGGTCGAGACCGTCGCGCCGGAGAGCTGGGAGACCCTGACCGGTTACTTCGGGGCCGTGCTCACCCGTACCGTCGCGTGGGTCGGCACCTTGACCCCCGCCGACCTGGACCGGATCGTCGACCGCAACTGGGATCCGCCGGTGACCCTCGGGGTCCGCCTGGTCAGCGTGCTGGACGATGACGCCCAGCACGCCGGACAGGCGGCCTATCTCCGCGGCATCCTAGGCTGA
- a CDS encoding MFS transporter, which translates to MALRPWAVWAAGLAAYTVAVLHRSSIGVAGLDAQERFGVGGGALAVFAVLQLLVYAGLQIPVGLLLDRFGSLRLVLAGAAVMASGQVLMAFTDGMGGAILARVLVGAGDAMTFISVLRLVPHWFPAKRVPVLTQLTGLIGQLGQVLSAIPLAAVLAGAGWTTAFLGTAGLGVFVALVVLATLRDTPERRISGAPVSWQQLGTDLGSSWRHPGTRLGLWAHFTSQFTGTVFALMWGVPFLVAGQGLSRATAGVLLTVFVVTGMLAGPVLGMLTQRHPLRRSWLVLGIVAINMTAWAVVIAWPGRAPLPLLVALVIALGLGGPGSMIGFDFARSFNPPSRLGTATGVVNVGGFVASLVTIELIGLILDYRTGGGNDYHIDDFKVAMSVQFLVAAAGVAGILRTRLLTRRHVAAESAGLATSVEVKAS; encoded by the coding sequence ATGGCCCTGCGTCCCTGGGCGGTGTGGGCCGCCGGCCTGGCCGCGTACACGGTGGCGGTGCTGCACCGCAGTTCGATCGGGGTGGCGGGGCTCGACGCCCAGGAGCGGTTCGGGGTGGGCGGCGGTGCGCTCGCCGTCTTCGCGGTGCTTCAGCTGCTCGTCTACGCCGGGCTGCAGATCCCGGTGGGGCTGCTGCTGGACCGGTTCGGGTCGTTGCGGCTCGTGCTGGCCGGGGCCGCGGTGATGGCGTCCGGGCAGGTGCTGATGGCGTTCACCGATGGGATGGGCGGGGCGATCCTGGCCCGGGTGCTGGTCGGCGCCGGTGACGCGATGACGTTCATCAGTGTGTTGCGCCTGGTGCCGCACTGGTTCCCGGCCAAGCGGGTGCCCGTTCTCACCCAGCTGACCGGGCTCATCGGGCAGCTGGGGCAGGTGCTCTCGGCCATCCCGCTCGCCGCCGTGCTGGCCGGTGCGGGCTGGACCACCGCGTTCCTCGGCACCGCCGGCCTCGGGGTGTTCGTGGCGCTGGTGGTGCTGGCCACTCTGCGGGACACGCCGGAGCGGCGGATCAGCGGCGCCCCGGTGAGCTGGCAGCAGCTCGGCACCGACCTGGGCAGCTCGTGGCGGCACCCGGGCACCCGGCTGGGGCTGTGGGCGCACTTCACCAGCCAGTTCACCGGCACGGTGTTCGCGCTGATGTGGGGTGTGCCGTTCCTGGTGGCCGGTCAGGGGCTGAGTCGGGCCACCGCCGGTGTGCTGCTGACCGTCTTCGTGGTGACCGGCATGCTGGCCGGACCGGTGCTCGGCATGCTCACCCAGCGTCATCCACTGCGCCGGTCGTGGCTGGTGCTGGGCATCGTGGCGATCAACATGACGGCGTGGGCCGTGGTGATCGCCTGGCCCGGGCGGGCGCCGCTGCCGCTCCTGGTGGCACTGGTGATCGCGCTGGGTCTGGGCGGCCCGGGGTCGATGATCGGGTTCGACTTCGCGCGCAGCTTCAACCCGCCGAGCCGGTTGGGCACCGCGACCGGAGTCGTCAACGTCGGTGGGTTCGTGGCCTCGCTGGTGACGATCGAGTTGATCGGGCTGATCCTCGACTACCGCACAGGCGGCGGTAACGACTATCACATCGATGATTTCAAGGTCGCGATGTCGGTGCAGTTCCTGGTGGCCGCGGCCGGTGTGGCGGGCATCCTGCGGACCCGGCTGTTGACCCGGCGGCACGTGGCGGCCGAGTCGGCGGGTTTAGCGACCTCCGTGGAGGTAAAGGCTTCCTGA
- a CDS encoding S9 family peptidase → MDGRLHRTDVTVLPAGWRPIESEVAGNRSPALSPDGRHMAYVSDRGGVPAVWVQPVGSELAFRVGTGPEPVSAVRWSSGGGWLACQIAPGGAPRHEVWLVRPDGSDLHQVAGFGADTADNMRWLPGRPILALTENLTTAVLIDVTAGTRTVVTEGDLVTLLDVDPAGRFALLRYGPRGARQIVLRDLTLGTEKPVTRGERAVFSPGGGCVYALSQDGEFPALLRIAGDAVEVLAQSPTALGTPASAGLLGEIEDFEVAADGRTAALLWNVRGGESEVAVIDLDHDGDRVPVLLSPLPGPVAADLVWSFDGSALGFTAEGPGQPNGVWVWQWRSGPVEAVSAEPASPGAIRPELRTFPAHDGLTLTGWLFTPRTPGPHPVVVWLHGGPEAQERPGHGPLFQSLADRGIAVFAANVRGSSGFGRSFVDADNGGLRHAAIEDVRSCVTYLRRAGVADRVGVMGRSYGGYLTLAALTRFPELFDVGVDICGMSDFATFYQHTEPWIASAAVSKYGHPVHDAALLRELSPIHSIDRLRAPLLVVHGANDTNVPVIEAEQVVAALAARNHPHRYLLFPGEGHELLHRAARAEFLRETLAWLETHLTE, encoded by the coding sequence TTGGACGGCCGGCTCCATCGCACCGACGTGACCGTACTGCCCGCCGGGTGGCGGCCGATCGAATCGGAGGTCGCCGGCAACCGATCGCCGGCACTGTCCCCGGACGGGCGGCACATGGCGTACGTCTCCGACCGTGGTGGGGTGCCGGCCGTCTGGGTGCAGCCGGTCGGCAGCGAGCTGGCCTTCCGCGTCGGCACCGGGCCGGAACCGGTATCGGCGGTCCGCTGGTCGTCCGGGGGCGGCTGGCTGGCCTGCCAGATCGCTCCCGGCGGCGCGCCCCGGCACGAGGTGTGGCTGGTCCGACCGGACGGGTCCGACCTGCACCAGGTGGCCGGGTTCGGCGCGGACACCGCGGACAACATGCGGTGGCTGCCCGGACGGCCGATCCTCGCCCTCACCGAGAACCTCACCACGGCCGTGTTGATCGACGTCACGGCCGGGACGCGGACGGTGGTCACCGAGGGCGATCTGGTCACCCTTCTCGACGTGGACCCGGCCGGGCGCTTCGCGCTTCTGCGGTACGGGCCACGCGGCGCCCGCCAGATCGTGCTGCGTGACCTGACCCTCGGCACGGAGAAGCCGGTCACCCGTGGGGAGCGGGCGGTCTTCAGCCCCGGCGGCGGTTGTGTCTACGCCCTGAGCCAGGACGGCGAGTTCCCGGCCCTGCTCCGGATCGCGGGTGACGCCGTCGAGGTGCTGGCCCAGTCGCCCACCGCCCTCGGCACGCCCGCCTCCGCCGGGCTTCTCGGGGAGATCGAGGACTTCGAGGTGGCGGCCGATGGGCGTACCGCCGCGTTGTTGTGGAACGTCCGGGGCGGCGAATCGGAAGTCGCGGTGATCGACCTGGACCACGACGGCGATCGCGTCCCGGTCCTCCTCTCGCCGCTGCCCGGCCCGGTCGCCGCCGACCTGGTGTGGAGTTTCGACGGCTCCGCGCTCGGGTTCACCGCGGAAGGGCCGGGACAGCCGAACGGCGTCTGGGTGTGGCAGTGGAGATCCGGGCCGGTCGAGGCGGTGTCCGCGGAACCGGCGTCACCCGGCGCGATCCGGCCCGAGCTGCGGACCTTCCCGGCGCACGACGGGCTGACGCTGACCGGATGGCTGTTCACGCCGCGGACGCCCGGGCCGCATCCGGTGGTGGTGTGGCTGCACGGCGGGCCGGAAGCGCAGGAACGCCCGGGGCACGGACCGCTCTTCCAGTCGCTGGCCGACCGGGGCATCGCCGTCTTCGCCGCCAACGTGCGCGGTTCGTCGGGTTTCGGGCGCTCGTTCGTCGACGCCGACAACGGGGGGCTGCGGCACGCCGCGATCGAGGACGTCCGGTCCTGCGTGACCTATCTGCGCCGCGCCGGGGTCGCCGACCGGGTCGGTGTGATGGGCCGTTCCTACGGCGGTTACCTCACGCTGGCGGCGCTGACCAGGTTCCCGGAACTGTTCGACGTCGGCGTGGACATCTGCGGCATGTCCGACTTCGCGACCTTCTACCAGCACACCGAGCCGTGGATCGCGTCGGCGGCGGTGAGCAAATACGGACACCCGGTCCACGACGCCGCCCTGCTGCGCGAACTCTCCCCGATCCACTCGATCGACAGGCTGCGCGCCCCGCTGCTGGTGGTGCACGGCGCCAACGACACGAACGTGCCGGTGATCGAGGCCGAACAGGTGGTCGCCGCGCTGGCCGCCCGCAACCACCCACACCGCTACCTGCTCTTCCCCGGCGAGGGTCACGAACTGCTGCACCGAGCCGCCCGAGCCGAGTTCCTCCGGGAGACCCTCGCCTGGCTGGAGACGCACCTTACTGAGTGA